In the Lampris incognitus isolate fLamInc1 chromosome 11, fLamInc1.hap2, whole genome shotgun sequence genome, one interval contains:
- the spopla gene encoding speckle-type POZ protein-like A has product MSRVPTPPPPGEMSSGPVAESWCYTQVKVVKFSYMWTINNFSFCREEMGEVLKSSTFSSGPNDKMKWCLRVNPKGLDDESKDYLSLYLLLVSCPKSEVRAKFKFSLLNAKREETKAMESQRAYRFVQGKDWGFKKFIRRDFLLDEANGLLPDDKLTLFCEVSVVQDSVNISGQSNMNMLKVPECQLSDDLGNLWECSRFTDCSLYVGGQEFKAHKSILAARSPVFNAMFEHEMEESKKNRVDISDVDPDVFKEMMGFIYTGKAPNLDKMADNLLAAADKYALERLKVMCEEALCNSLSVENVADTLILADLHSAEQLKAQAIDFINRCSVLRQLGCKDGKNWNSNHATDIMETAGWKSMIQSHPHLVAEAFRALASAQCPPFGLPRKRLKQS; this is encoded by the exons ATGTCACGGGTTCCCACCCCTCCTCCACCTGGGGAGATGTCAAGTGGACCTGTGGCAGAAAGCTGGTGTTACACACAG gtCAAAGTGGTGAAGTTTTCCTATATGTGGACCATCAACAATTTCAGTTTTTGTAGAGAAGAGATGGGGGAGGTGTTGAAAAGCTCAACATTCTCCTCTGGTCCTAATGACAAGATGAAATG GTGTCTACGAGTCAATCCAAAGGGACTTGACGATGAAAGCAAAGATTATCTGTCACTGTATTTACTACTTGTTAGTTGTCCAAAAAGTGAAGTCAGAGCAAAGTTCAAATTTTCCTTATTGAATGCTAAAAGGGAGGAGACAAAAGCAATGG AAAGCCAAAGAGCATATCGATTTGTCCAAGGCAAAGACTGGGGCTTCAAAAAATTCATAAGGAGAGATTTCCTGCTTGATGAAGCCAATGGACTATTACCAGATGACAAACTCACGCTATTTTGTGAG GTGAGCGTCGTCCAGGATTCTGTAAACATTTCTGGCCAGTCCAACATGAACATGCTGAAGGTTCCGGAATGTCAACTGTCTGACGACCTGGGGAACCTGTGGGAGTGCTCACGCTTCACCGACTGCAGCCTCTACGTGGGAGGGCAGGAGTTCAAAGCTCACAAATCCATCCTGGCAG CGAGGTCGCCGGTCTTTAATGCCATGTTTGAACATGAAATGGAAGAGAGTAAAAAG AACCGTGTCGACATCAGTGACGTGGACCCAGATGTCTTCAAAGAAATGATGGGCTTTATCTACACGGGCAAGGCTCCAAATCTGGATAAAATGGCAGACAACTTGTTGGCAGCTGCAGATAAA TATGCTCTGGAGCGTTTAAAGGTCATGTGTGAAGAGGCCTTGTGCAACAGCCTCTCAGTGGAGAACGTGGCCGACACCCTCATCCTAGCAGACTTGCACAGTGCCGAGCAGCTCAAAGCACAAGCCATAGATTTTATCAACAG GTGCAGTGTCCTGAGACAGCTGGGCTGTAAAGATGGGAAGAACTGGAATAGCAA CCACGCCACAGATATAATGGAGACTGCAGGCTGGAAGTCAATGATCCAATCCCACCCTCACTTAGTAGCAGAGGCCTTCCGTGCCCTGGCTTCAGCACAATGCCCACCCTTTGGTCTGCCCAGGAAACGTCTAAAACAGTCCTGA